The Acaryochloris thomasi RCC1774 genome contains a region encoding:
- a CDS encoding aldo/keto reductase: MRYRRFGRTELQMPVFSCGGMRYQYSWRDDQVEGITQASQDNLEATIRRALDLGIYHIETARGYGTSEVQLGRILPQLPREPLIIQTKVSPKPDAEEFRHTFEQSLANLRLDYVDLLGLHGINTPEILEYSLRPGGCLDIARQLQAQGKVRFIGFSTHGPTQVIVDAIATNQFDYVNLHWYYINQHNWPALMAAAERDMGVFIISPSNKGGLLYKPSQTLLDLCFPLSPMVFNDLFCLSHPQVHTLSLGAAHATDFDEHLKALPLLEQATQYLPPIIERLEDEAIEVLGEDWVKNWHRGLPEPDETPGNLNIPVILWLRNLAIAYDMVEYAKMRYNLLSNGGHWFPGNTAAQVQNLDLNNCLSASPYQSQIPELLADAHHRLGDKPLQRLSKSE, encoded by the coding sequence ATGCGATATCGACGCTTCGGGCGCACTGAGCTACAAATGCCTGTCTTTTCCTGTGGCGGAATGCGCTACCAGTATTCTTGGAGAGATGATCAGGTAGAAGGTATCACCCAAGCCAGTCAAGACAATCTTGAGGCAACGATTCGCCGCGCTCTTGATTTGGGCATCTATCACATTGAGACAGCGAGGGGATATGGTACCTCAGAAGTTCAGTTGGGTCGCATCTTGCCTCAGCTACCGCGTGAGCCATTGATTATTCAAACAAAGGTTAGCCCTAAGCCAGATGCCGAGGAGTTCCGGCACACGTTTGAGCAGTCTTTGGCCAATCTTCGGCTTGATTATGTCGATCTGTTGGGGCTGCACGGTATCAATACGCCTGAAATTTTAGAGTACAGTCTTCGACCTGGGGGCTGTCTTGATATCGCCCGTCAGCTACAGGCCCAGGGTAAGGTCCGCTTCATCGGCTTTTCGACCCATGGACCCACTCAGGTGATCGTAGATGCGATCGCAACTAACCAATTTGACTATGTAAACCTGCACTGGTACTACATCAATCAACATAACTGGCCTGCTTTGATGGCTGCCGCTGAGCGCGATATGGGTGTATTCATCATTAGCCCCTCCAATAAAGGAGGACTTCTCTATAAACCCTCACAAACACTGCTAGACCTCTGCTTTCCCCTTAGCCCAATGGTGTTTAACGATCTGTTTTGCCTAAGTCATCCACAGGTTCATACCCTCAGTCTTGGGGCTGCTCACGCAACAGACTTTGACGAGCATCTCAAGGCCCTTCCCCTTCTAGAGCAGGCTACGCAATATTTACCCCCCATTATTGAACGGTTGGAAGATGAGGCTATTGAAGTACTAGGAGAAGACTGGGTCAAAAACTGGCATAGAGGACTTCCCGAGCCAGACGAGACGCCGGGCAACCTTAACATCCCTGTGATTCTGTGGCTGCGGAACCTTGCGATCGCATATGACATGGTTGAATATGCCAAGATGCGATATAACTTGCTTAGTAACGGGGGACATTGGTTCCCTGGGAACACAGCCGCCCAAGTGCAAAACCTCGATCTGAATAACTGCTTGAGCGCTAGTCCCTACCAATCTCAGATCCCTGAACTACTAGCAGATGCTCACCACCGACTCGGCGACAAACCGCTCCAACGTTTGTCGAAAAGTGAGTGA
- a CDS encoding Stf0 family sulfotransferase encodes MKKAGFCVLTTQRSGSTWLAELLDSHEQVTMFGELFFWQSKEVEMKNRARRLSSGHNKKISIGKSMLTYKSFKGNRRRPWSIFQYIDQLKLSPELGDMVGFKLMYNQLLPRPEILLKLALDEYKVIHLVRQNYLDILISKASMNQNSVVHAKAEVAQKPVILDVSSLVKDLSIREAATRAVRSTLRALPNPVLEISYEKLQSSKNDLLSSVIEFLGLQSLDVEFESDLRKISKGLYREKIANYDQVCCVLEGTRFQALLKDF; translated from the coding sequence ATGAAAAAAGCAGGTTTCTGTGTATTGACGACGCAAAGGAGCGGCTCAACGTGGCTTGCTGAATTATTAGATAGCCATGAGCAGGTCACAATGTTCGGTGAGCTATTCTTTTGGCAGAGCAAAGAGGTGGAGATGAAAAATAGGGCTAGAAGGCTGAGCTCTGGCCATAATAAGAAAATTAGTATTGGTAAGTCTATGCTGACCTATAAGAGCTTCAAAGGCAACCGAAGAAGGCCTTGGTCTATTTTTCAATACATTGACCAGCTCAAATTATCTCCTGAACTCGGGGATATGGTGGGCTTCAAGCTCATGTATAATCAGCTGTTGCCAAGGCCAGAAATATTATTGAAGCTAGCGCTAGATGAATACAAAGTTATTCACCTAGTTCGACAAAACTACCTCGATATTTTGATTTCAAAGGCTAGTATGAATCAAAATAGCGTTGTTCATGCAAAAGCCGAGGTTGCGCAAAAACCGGTGATCTTAGATGTATCCTCTTTGGTTAAGGATCTTTCGATACGAGAGGCGGCCACGCGGGCGGTCAGAAGTACCTTGCGTGCGTTGCCCAACCCTGTATTGGAAATCAGCTACGAAAAGCTGCAAAGTAGTAAAAATGATCTGCTTTCGTCAGTCATTGAGTTCTTAGGGTTACAGAGTCTAGATGTTGAGTTTGAAAGCGACCTGCGAAAGATAAGTAAAGGACTTTATCGTGAGAAGATAGCGAACTATGACCAGGTTTGTTGTGTATTGGAAGGTACAAGATTTCAGGCTTTGCTCAAGGATTTCTGA
- a CDS encoding glycosyltransferase family 4 protein yields the protein MKIAVIGAKGLPAQQGGIEQHCAEICARMAAWGHEVDLFARPSYNGTSWFHHDIYHGVRVITLPSLPLRGIDAFLNSALAAIMTLRRPYDVVFFHALGPSLFSWIPKLVTTSKVISVCHGLDWQRAKWGRFSSLMLRLGEKTAAHCADDIIVVSHALQSYFSQAHARETTYIPNAPAKYADSDPNFAYGQSLGLTANKYVLFLGRIVPEKCPDLLLEAFSKLQPAGWKLVFVGGGSDTEEFSTDLQKRATGRMDIVFTGQLKGKFLAEIVRGSGLFALPSDLEGLPLAMLEAMREGIPVLASDILVHQQLLGRDRGVLFKAGDLESCIEALDWSINHSGNLAEMAHAAQKHIQRHYDWDGITIETLNLCFALLGSSPDVSLPIISTQGKKYFRHRM from the coding sequence ATGAAGATTGCTGTAATTGGTGCAAAGGGTTTACCTGCTCAGCAGGGGGGGATAGAACAGCACTGTGCTGAAATATGTGCGCGTATGGCTGCTTGGGGGCACGAAGTTGACCTCTTTGCCCGACCGTCTTACAACGGGACATCTTGGTTTCATCATGACATTTACCATGGTGTGAGGGTTATCACGTTGCCGAGCTTGCCCCTCCGAGGAATTGACGCATTCTTGAATTCGGCGCTAGCGGCCATCATGACCTTGAGACGACCGTACGACGTTGTTTTTTTTCATGCCCTGGGACCTTCTCTGTTCTCCTGGATTCCCAAGCTAGTCACCACCTCTAAAGTCATTTCTGTTTGCCATGGCTTGGATTGGCAGAGGGCTAAGTGGGGTCGGTTTTCAAGTTTGATGCTACGTCTTGGTGAAAAGACCGCTGCTCACTGCGCAGACGATATCATCGTTGTGTCTCATGCTCTGCAGTCATATTTCTCGCAAGCTCATGCTAGAGAAACAACCTATATTCCCAACGCACCGGCAAAGTATGCTGACTCAGATCCCAACTTTGCCTATGGACAATCTCTAGGGTTAACGGCAAATAAGTACGTTTTGTTTCTGGGCAGAATAGTGCCTGAGAAATGTCCAGATCTATTGCTTGAGGCCTTTAGCAAACTGCAGCCAGCCGGCTGGAAACTAGTATTTGTCGGTGGAGGTAGCGACACCGAAGAATTCTCAACAGATTTGCAAAAACGTGCTACGGGTCGGATGGATATCGTTTTTACCGGTCAGCTAAAGGGCAAGTTTCTAGCTGAAATAGTTAGAGGATCAGGTTTATTTGCCTTGCCTTCTGATTTAGAGGGTTTGCCCCTAGCGATGCTGGAAGCGATGCGAGAAGGTATCCCAGTTCTTGCCAGTGATATCCTTGTTCATCAGCAATTACTGGGGCGGGATCGGGGTGTTTTGTTTAAAGCTGGAGATCTTGAATCATGTATCGAAGCTTTGGACTGGTCGATTAACCATTCTGGCAATTTAGCGGAAATGGCCCACGCAGCTCAGAAACACATTCAGAGACATTACGATTGGGACGGCATCACAATTGAAACGCTGAACCTATGCTTTGCCCTCCTTGGAAGCAGCCCAGATGTTTCTCTGCCCATTATTTCTACTCAAGGTAAAAAATACTTTAGACATAGAATGTAG
- a CDS encoding GumC family protein — MDQSLSRLPLVFSRHRWSALAAFSAVMCGLCLYVVFAPRLYTSKVRLILDGTPSTSVSDFGSTIAQQPGNGALANQEEIVSSKRLLERALQSYRQQWDDPVDIPLSVGELKQSLQTGIVPGTDIFQLQYTSSDPELASRMLNSIAQTVVQENTETIQAEAKSAREFLEGQIPQRRQELLQVEARMSKFKQEYGYVTLSAEGNNNEANQLLVNSYAQLEGQIRDLTSQIQEVDARNLSLSTLTNAGSINNTYTSVRTGQDPELQNLKSAVTNLESQVAARRTELTDSHPIVIQLVQELDAARTLYNQRLSQLGGGSSVNIAPESARVGQDLSVQLIQGKIERLSLQERLEAARGSMKQLESRRQQFPILEQWFTQMDRRREALFNSIQLLERKLDEVRVAEAQLLSNFRILDLSEPSGKPSDPNIPVVLILGTLAGAVLSIGTVILLEALNRKLYSADEIEELVELPVLSTLPRLSKNTLNLGEPASFYENSAILEAYRALFKALEFRGLEEFHTLVVSSAISGEGKSVVTSYLAAVAAMLSRRTLIIDADLRRPTIHKQFQLPNKSGLSDILSGDVSLESAAQSTSIDNLSVVTAGSSCVLPSRFFESDGMKILLEEARSSYDLVIVDTPPVTSCVDAMAVSSEGYPLLLIARPNVTEKDLLKRSAAELIEHNINVLGVAVNDGIPKTDRYYQYRLESYQETA, encoded by the coding sequence ATGGATCAGAGTTTATCCCGACTTCCTCTTGTCTTTAGTCGGCATCGATGGTCAGCTTTAGCAGCTTTTTCCGCCGTTATGTGTGGTCTTTGCCTATACGTGGTTTTTGCGCCTCGTTTATACACCTCTAAGGTGCGCCTGATTTTGGATGGCACGCCAAGCACGAGCGTCTCGGATTTTGGTAGCACGATTGCTCAACAGCCCGGTAATGGCGCTCTGGCGAACCAAGAAGAAATTGTCTCTTCGAAACGTCTTCTTGAGAGAGCTCTGCAGTCCTATCGTCAGCAGTGGGATGATCCAGTAGATATTCCACTATCAGTTGGAGAACTCAAGCAAAGCCTCCAGACGGGTATTGTTCCTGGTACCGACATCTTTCAACTGCAGTATACAAGCTCTGACCCCGAGTTAGCTTCTAGAATGCTCAACTCCATTGCTCAAACAGTTGTGCAAGAAAATACGGAAACAATTCAGGCTGAAGCTAAATCAGCTCGTGAATTCTTAGAAGGGCAAATTCCTCAGCGACGTCAAGAGCTGCTTCAGGTTGAAGCAAGAATGAGCAAATTCAAGCAAGAATATGGTTACGTGACGCTGAGTGCTGAAGGGAATAATAACGAGGCAAATCAGCTATTGGTTAATAGCTATGCCCAGTTAGAAGGTCAAATTCGTGATTTGACGTCACAAATTCAAGAAGTTGATGCGCGCAATCTGTCTTTGAGTACTTTGACGAATGCAGGCAGCATTAATAATACCTATACTTCGGTTCGAACGGGGCAAGATCCCGAACTGCAGAACTTAAAGTCAGCCGTGACAAATTTAGAATCTCAGGTCGCTGCGCGTCGGACTGAACTTACAGATAGCCATCCAATCGTTATTCAGCTTGTTCAAGAACTGGATGCTGCTCGCACACTATATAATCAGCGACTATCACAGTTGGGAGGCGGTTCAAGTGTTAACATCGCGCCTGAAAGCGCACGGGTAGGTCAAGACTTATCTGTGCAGTTGATTCAGGGGAAAATTGAGCGTCTGTCTCTCCAAGAAAGATTAGAGGCCGCTCGAGGTAGCATGAAGCAGCTAGAGTCGCGCCGTCAGCAATTTCCCATCCTAGAGCAGTGGTTCACCCAGATGGATCGACGCAGGGAGGCTCTGTTCAACTCTATCCAGTTGCTAGAGCGCAAGTTGGATGAAGTTCGAGTGGCTGAGGCACAACTGCTGAGCAACTTCAGGATTCTTGATCTTTCTGAACCCAGCGGCAAACCCAGTGATCCAAATATTCCTGTGGTGCTTATCTTGGGTACGCTAGCGGGCGCGGTTCTTTCAATCGGTACGGTAATACTGCTGGAGGCTCTAAATAGAAAGCTTTATAGCGCTGATGAAATTGAGGAGCTGGTGGAGTTGCCTGTCTTAAGTACATTGCCTCGGCTCTCGAAAAACACTCTCAATTTAGGCGAGCCAGCAAGCTTTTACGAAAATTCAGCTATTTTAGAAGCGTACCGAGCGTTGTTCAAAGCATTGGAATTTAGAGGTTTGGAAGAGTTCCATACTCTGGTTGTTAGTAGTGCTATTTCAGGGGAAGGTAAATCAGTTGTAACGTCCTATCTTGCTGCCGTTGCGGCTATGCTCTCTCGCCGAACATTAATTATTGATGCCGATCTGCGACGACCGACGATCCATAAGCAGTTCCAATTACCGAATAAATCAGGCTTATCAGACATCCTTTCAGGTGACGTAAGTCTTGAAAGTGCTGCACAGTCAACATCGATTGATAACTTATCCGTAGTCACGGCCGGTAGTTCCTGCGTTCTCCCCTCCCGCTTTTTTGAATCAGACGGCATGAAGATTTTGCTTGAAGAAGCGCGGAGTAGCTACGATCTCGTTATTGTTGATACGCCTCCTGTCACGAGCTGCGTTGATGCTATGGCGGTTAGCAGCGAAGGATATCCTCTTCTGCTCATTGCTCGACCAAATGTGACAGAGAAAGATCTCTTAAAGCGATCGGCAGCGGAGTTGATAGAGCACAATATCAATGTTTTGGGTGTTGCTGTGAATGATGGGATCCCCAAGACTGACAGATATTATCAATACAGGCTAGAGAGCTATCAAGAGACAGCGTAG
- a CDS encoding FdhF/YdeP family oxidoreductase: MSENRPQLPTVGGGMPVIHYWAAKTLSTRGPRLWRTLNHKSACLSCAWGTGGQHGGFTNEVGESLQRCMKSVEAIHAELMPAVSEHFFERHSLTELQQLTSYEADRLGRWSFPVILRAGQSHYERLSWDELYEIATDAFQCPPERVASYSSGRSSNEAAYLLQLMIRALGSNNLADCSDLCHAPSTVGLKQVFGSGTSMVSLKSLKKSDCVVLVGSNAPANHPRLVNELIKIRDRNGHIIVINPVQEVGLVKFASPAFPIKSLLTGSEIASLYLQPIPGSDVALFVGIQKALLAMDLVEFDFLQGHVDGWEAVIEQVHATSWDTITATCGVAQREIEAAAQIIGQAQNVVLAWAMGITQQANGVDNVFSIANTALMTGNAGKEGSGTMPIRGHSNVQGFGSMGVTTKLKKEIQQALETLLGKSLSRVPGYDARALIEAADTHKVETLLCVGGNLYAANPDLAQAKSAFGKIKTVIYLATKPNLGHFHGLANQNTIIIPVFNRFETPHRTTTESGNNFVRLNDPGETHLKGDLISEVEFLTELAHRLLGNSPVDWRRLQNTEYVRQLIAQTIPGYAAIADIDKTEAEFTISGRIFKQPKFLTPSGKAQMQVTPIPELHLPKAEAFGISDQIPSLVLALITGRSYGQHNTVVYQLNDRYRAMPHRNCILMNPDDAKEAGFSNHQRVTVQGNADKLEQVEIIYGNIRSSAALMFYPEANVLFKAKIDSRCGTPAYKRVPVVIYAQS, translated from the coding sequence ATGTCAGAGAATCGCCCTCAACTTCCCACAGTCGGCGGTGGGATGCCTGTGATTCATTACTGGGCAGCCAAGACCCTCTCGACTCGAGGGCCGAGGCTGTGGCGAACCCTTAATCACAAGAGCGCCTGTCTTTCCTGTGCTTGGGGCACAGGTGGGCAGCATGGCGGATTCACCAACGAAGTGGGAGAGTCTCTGCAGCGCTGTATGAAGAGCGTTGAGGCTATTCATGCAGAGTTAATGCCTGCTGTGTCAGAGCACTTTTTCGAACGCCACTCTCTTACTGAACTGCAGCAACTGACCTCCTATGAAGCAGACCGGCTTGGTCGCTGGAGCTTTCCTGTGATCCTACGGGCAGGCCAAAGCCACTACGAACGCCTAAGCTGGGACGAACTTTATGAGATTGCGACAGATGCCTTTCAATGCCCACCTGAGCGAGTAGCTTCCTATAGTTCAGGGCGATCCTCTAACGAAGCTGCGTACCTATTGCAGTTGATGATCCGGGCACTGGGGTCTAATAACCTAGCAGACTGTTCTGACCTCTGTCATGCGCCATCCACCGTTGGACTCAAACAGGTGTTTGGTTCTGGTACCTCAATGGTGAGCTTAAAGAGCCTAAAAAAATCTGACTGCGTCGTTCTCGTTGGCTCGAATGCGCCTGCGAATCATCCCCGACTCGTAAATGAACTGATTAAAATACGCGATCGCAACGGTCACATCATTGTCATCAACCCGGTTCAAGAAGTAGGATTAGTCAAATTTGCTTCCCCAGCCTTTCCGATTAAGTCGCTATTGACGGGTTCTGAAATTGCCTCACTATATTTGCAGCCGATTCCCGGCAGCGATGTGGCACTCTTTGTCGGCATTCAGAAAGCATTATTGGCAATGGATCTCGTAGAATTTGATTTTCTACAAGGCCACGTCGATGGCTGGGAAGCAGTTATAGAGCAGGTTCATGCGACTTCCTGGGACACCATTACTGCAACCTGTGGCGTTGCCCAGCGTGAGATAGAAGCAGCGGCCCAAATCATTGGGCAAGCCCAGAATGTTGTACTGGCATGGGCAATGGGGATCACCCAGCAAGCCAACGGCGTAGATAACGTATTCAGCATCGCCAATACTGCCCTCATGACTGGAAACGCAGGGAAAGAAGGCTCAGGCACCATGCCCATTCGAGGACACTCTAACGTCCAAGGCTTTGGCTCCATGGGGGTAACAACAAAGCTGAAAAAAGAAATTCAGCAGGCCCTAGAAACGCTACTCGGCAAATCTCTGAGCCGTGTCCCTGGCTACGACGCCCGAGCCCTCATTGAAGCTGCAGACACCCACAAAGTAGAGACACTGCTGTGTGTTGGCGGCAACCTCTACGCTGCCAACCCAGACCTTGCCCAGGCCAAAAGCGCATTCGGGAAGATCAAGACAGTAATCTATCTGGCAACAAAGCCAAACTTAGGTCACTTTCATGGCCTAGCCAATCAAAACACCATCATCATCCCCGTCTTCAACCGCTTCGAAACGCCCCACCGGACAACAACCGAATCAGGGAATAACTTTGTCCGACTCAACGATCCAGGCGAAACCCACCTGAAAGGAGATCTAATCTCCGAAGTCGAGTTCTTAACCGAATTAGCCCATCGGCTTTTAGGGAATAGCCCAGTTGACTGGCGTCGCCTGCAGAATACAGAGTATGTCCGGCAACTGATTGCTCAAACGATCCCAGGATACGCAGCCATCGCAGACATTGACAAAACAGAAGCTGAGTTTACAATCAGCGGACGCATTTTCAAGCAGCCAAAATTTCTAACACCTTCTGGCAAAGCCCAGATGCAGGTGACACCAATACCTGAGCTACATTTGCCTAAAGCCGAAGCGTTTGGGATCTCGGATCAGATCCCTAGCTTAGTCTTAGCGCTGATTACAGGGCGCAGCTATGGTCAACACAATACAGTGGTGTATCAGTTGAACGATCGCTATCGAGCCATGCCCCATCGCAACTGCATTTTGATGAACCCAGATGATGCAAAAGAAGCAGGCTTCAGCAATCATCAGCGCGTCACCGTACAGGGCAATGCTGACAAGCTAGAACAAGTAGAAATTATCTACGGGAACATCCGCTCAAGTGCAGCGCTAATGTTCTATCCAGAGGCCAATGTGCTGTTCAAAGCAAAAATTGATTCGCGCTGTGGGACCCCCGCCTATAAACGGGTTCCTGTTGTCATTTATGCCCAGAGTTGA
- a CDS encoding glycosyltransferase family 2 protein — protein MPKVSIIIPAYNSMVFLPETVECVLSQTFSDFELLIVNDGSSDNIIDWTAQQTDPRICLISQENRGAPIARNTGLEQAKGDYIAFLDSDDLWDSTKLEKQVLLLDKNPDIGVAYVWTRLMDRHGKPLDRVWASKASGHVWKRIAVQDNMIASGSVPLVRRDCFNVVGGFDPNLRGQQDWDMWVRLASKYRFGLIPEILSFHRHHQSSMSRSRSMNDTEKYSLEVIDKNFSSASPDLVHLKQKSYSYFRIAQGYSYVDNGEPRKALGSVGSAFSLYPKAAFSLYFLRLLFASLVTLLLGVGGYEKVRSYLHSIKLMALGIGS, from the coding sequence ATGCCTAAAGTTTCGATCATTATCCCAGCCTATAACTCAATGGTTTTTTTGCCAGAAACCGTTGAATGCGTTCTGAGCCAAACCTTTAGCGACTTTGAGCTTTTGATCGTCAACGATGGCAGTTCAGATAACATCATAGATTGGACTGCTCAACAAACCGATCCTCGTATTTGTTTGATTTCACAAGAAAATCGTGGGGCACCCATAGCTCGGAATACGGGCCTTGAACAGGCAAAAGGAGACTATATTGCCTTCCTAGACTCCGATGATCTATGGGATTCAACAAAGCTAGAGAAGCAAGTTTTGCTCTTAGATAAAAATCCAGACATCGGTGTTGCCTACGTCTGGACACGACTCATGGACCGGCATGGAAAACCGCTAGATCGGGTGTGGGCTTCAAAGGCGTCCGGGCATGTCTGGAAGCGCATTGCCGTGCAAGATAATATGATTGCTAGTGGCAGTGTTCCTTTGGTGCGTCGAGACTGCTTTAACGTTGTTGGAGGATTTGACCCTAACCTTCGGGGGCAGCAAGATTGGGATATGTGGGTCCGGCTCGCATCAAAGTATCGTTTTGGGTTGATCCCCGAAATCTTATCCTTTCATCGACACCATCAAAGCAGCATGTCGCGAAGCCGGAGCATGAACGATACAGAGAAATATTCTTTAGAGGTCATTGATAAAAACTTCAGCTCTGCTTCGCCTGACCTCGTGCATCTGAAACAGAAAAGCTATAGCTATTTTCGTATTGCTCAAGGCTATAGTTATGTTGATAATGGAGAGCCTCGTAAGGCTCTAGGATCCGTTGGCTCTGCCTTTTCTTTATACCCAAAGGCTGCTTTCTCTCTTTACTTTTTGCGTTTGCTGTTCGCCTCTTTAGTGACACTTCTCTTGGGCGTAGGTGGATATGAAAAAGTGAGATCCTATCTCCACTCTATTAAGCTCATGGCATTGGGGATTGGCTCGTAA
- a CDS encoding WecB/TagA/CpsF family glycosyltransferase, with protein MNHIRTLDKIQVIGTNVNALSLKQSATQIIAWAKQNISKTICVANVHMLMEAYWDPSFKQILHSADLVTPDGMPLVWMLKFLGAYSQERVAGMDLLKKLCEEAQQQKVGIFFLGSETKILAKMRQRLESEYPSLDIIGMESLPFRPLTDQEDQKIVERINGTEAGLLFLSLGCPKQEKWIAQHRGRINATMVGLGGVFPVYAGLQKYAPQWIRTLGMEWAYRLYQEPGRLWRRYATTIPPFVWLAARQLITKTVVSRAHLRVSNR; from the coding sequence ATGAATCATATTAGAACCCTTGATAAGATCCAGGTTATTGGAACGAATGTCAATGCACTATCTCTAAAGCAAAGTGCAACTCAGATCATTGCCTGGGCAAAACAGAATATTAGCAAGACCATTTGTGTGGCTAATGTTCACATGCTGATGGAAGCGTATTGGGATCCATCCTTCAAACAGATTTTACATTCAGCTGATTTGGTCACCCCAGATGGAATGCCGCTGGTCTGGATGCTGAAATTTCTAGGGGCATACAGCCAAGAAAGAGTTGCTGGCATGGATCTGCTCAAGAAACTCTGTGAAGAGGCACAGCAGCAAAAAGTCGGCATATTTTTCCTGGGTTCTGAGACAAAGATTCTTGCAAAAATGCGTCAGCGATTGGAAAGTGAATATCCCAGCTTAGACATTATCGGTATGGAGTCCTTGCCCTTTCGGCCTCTGACAGATCAAGAAGACCAAAAAATCGTAGAAAGAATTAATGGCACAGAAGCAGGCTTACTTTTCCTATCTTTAGGCTGCCCTAAACAGGAAAAATGGATTGCTCAGCATCGAGGCAGGATCAACGCCACCATGGTGGGACTAGGTGGCGTCTTCCCCGTTTATGCCGGGCTACAAAAGTATGCGCCTCAGTGGATAAGAACATTGGGAATGGAATGGGCATATCGTCTATATCAAGAGCCGGGGCGACTATGGCGACGATATGCAACAACGATTCCTCCCTTCGTCTGGCTTGCAGCGCGGCAGCTAATCACCAAGACAGTCGTTAGCCGAGCTCATCTGAGGGTGAGTAATCGATGA
- a CDS encoding O-antigen ligase family protein, with amino-acid sequence MLPVVVKRFLNPAFWVVVSVVIAGLLVGVIAGTSPSLLVAALAAPFLLAYFFWDFERAVIGLLLIRSSLDTFSEGGIPAAYAIGLDALTLIYITVQLLTGRPVKTDWFWWCLAGWVAFHGLWLIFLPLGGLGFDADPSLLRISLREWVRWFTLAMVYLLVMQLKDRVHPSKALSLMFFSLIPPVTFGLVQLLAPSSLPEELVRTGRGGQSAQLAAQGIDISRINGTFGHPNTFALYLILFIALAWWKTNQSKKRWPWLALMFLLTFVLVGTKALGALIMFSIFILIQALTKIDPPKLFASGIFLVIAIALFGSTEFGQARLLEISETPLLNPEIDVSRAILMRGNSFNWRIAQWVDVLGAWREHPFLGFGLDLSQFIPKENNLAPHNDYIRALVETGLLGLAGLLTFLALQLTRLLALLKGSQGQSQRNLCSGLFAIGVAICVGMLADNVLSATPFWLYFWSVMAMAGWDWGDPQNPQDAGDIDSRTIEKS; translated from the coding sequence GTGTTACCCGTTGTCGTAAAGCGTTTCTTGAATCCAGCGTTCTGGGTCGTTGTCAGTGTTGTTATTGCGGGCTTGCTGGTTGGCGTGATTGCTGGCACTTCCCCTTCTTTGCTTGTTGCTGCGCTTGCGGCTCCCTTTCTGCTAGCCTATTTTTTTTGGGATTTTGAGCGAGCTGTCATTGGCTTATTGCTCATACGCAGTTCATTAGATACTTTCTCTGAGGGAGGAATTCCTGCTGCTTATGCCATAGGTTTAGACGCACTGACGCTGATTTATATCACTGTGCAATTGCTGACGGGGCGTCCTGTCAAAACTGACTGGTTTTGGTGGTGCTTGGCAGGGTGGGTCGCATTCCATGGCTTATGGTTGATTTTTCTGCCTCTAGGAGGATTAGGATTCGATGCTGATCCTTCTCTTCTAAGGATCAGCCTGCGGGAGTGGGTTCGCTGGTTTACGCTTGCGATGGTTTACTTGCTTGTCATGCAGCTCAAGGACAGAGTGCATCCGAGCAAAGCACTCTCTCTCATGTTTTTTTCCTTGATTCCGCCTGTTACCTTCGGTCTAGTCCAGTTACTTGCGCCATCAAGTTTACCTGAAGAGCTAGTTAGGACGGGGCGAGGAGGGCAGTCTGCCCAACTGGCTGCACAGGGAATCGATATCTCTCGGATCAATGGGACATTTGGTCACCCAAATACTTTTGCCCTTTATCTAATACTATTTATTGCTTTAGCCTGGTGGAAAACAAACCAATCAAAAAAACGCTGGCCTTGGTTAGCGCTCATGTTTTTACTAACGTTTGTTCTTGTCGGGACCAAGGCTTTAGGCGCATTAATAATGTTCTCTATCTTTATCCTGATTCAAGCCTTGACAAAGATCGATCCGCCGAAACTTTTCGCAAGTGGAATTTTTCTAGTCATTGCGATAGCCTTGTTCGGAAGTACAGAATTTGGGCAAGCCCGTTTACTAGAAATTTCTGAAACGCCATTACTCAATCCAGAGATTGATGTATCGAGGGCCATTCTGATGCGAGGGAATAGCTTTAACTGGAGAATAGCTCAATGGGTAGATGTTTTAGGTGCATGGCGAGAACACCCATTTTTGGGTTTCGGCCTGGATTTAAGTCAATTTATCCCTAAGGAAAATAATTTAGCCCCTCATAACGACTATATCAGAGCGTTAGTTGAGACGGGATTGCTGGGGCTAGCTGGTTTGCTTACGTTCCTAGCTCTACAGCTCACACGTTTATTAGCTTTACTCAAAGGCTCTCAAGGGCAATCTCAGCGTAACTTATGCTCGGGATTATTTGCGATTGGTGTCGCCATATGTGTTGGCATGCTTGCCGACAATGTATTGAGTGCTACGCCTTTCTGGCTATATTTCTGGTCTGTAATGGCGATGGCGGGCTGGGACTGGGGAGACCCACAAAATCCTCAAGATGCTGGTGATATAGATTCGCGAACAATAGAGAAGAGCTAA